One part of the Cystobacter ferrugineus genome encodes these proteins:
- a CDS encoding VOC family protein, translating into MLHRGRLIDHLQLVVRDLAASKRFYSAVLGALGIPLGGEGADYFWADELFVSSENSRAAAGALTGRMHFAFQATSREAVERFHVAGLENGGRDNGAPGVRPYHPGYYAAFLLDPDGNNVEAVFHGPASRSAESIVVKF; encoded by the coding sequence ATGCTTCATCGGGGCCGTCTCATCGACCATCTCCAGTTGGTCGTGCGAGACCTCGCGGCGAGCAAGCGCTTCTACTCGGCTGTTCTCGGCGCGCTGGGCATTCCTCTCGGCGGAGAAGGCGCGGATTACTTCTGGGCAGACGAGCTGTTCGTCTCCTCCGAGAATTCGCGCGCGGCGGCCGGAGCACTGACCGGTCGGATGCACTTCGCCTTTCAGGCGACATCTCGCGAGGCTGTCGAGCGCTTCCACGTCGCCGGTCTGGAGAACGGCGGCCGGGACAACGGAGCTCCGGGCGTCCGTCCCTACCATCCCGGCTACTACGCGGCCTTCCTGCTCGACCCTGACGGGAACAACGTGGAGGCGGTGTTCCATGGGCCCGCGAGTCGAAGCGCCGAGTCGATTGTCGTGAAGTTCTGA
- a CDS encoding SMP-30/gluconolactonase/LRE family protein, translated as MRIAARGLLAFLVFVAAFALYWKLWPAGRGEGRECELTSGVHAVCGLNKPEDMLRLGDSDWVIAGNMGNDDWVGGGLFAVRMSDEAFRALTPEFSRPSAPTYRDCPGAPDPKLFSAHGIALRARGEGEHTLYAVNHGGRESIEVFDVRVSAEGPELTWTGCVVLPAEHAANSIAPLPDGGIVVTIPHLPSSSDSEGAVLRWGPGGGWSEVPGTRLKGDNGILVSPDGTRLYVNEYNNSKVHEVPLDGAATPPRSVDLGFHPDNIRFAPDGSILATGHPNSIAIVALCGFVVMCGVDTEVARVDPTTFQATTLFKRGANETFSGGTSAIVVGDELWIGSFVSRALLIVPLSELRQPIG; from the coding sequence GTGCGCATCGCCGCACGCGGCCTCCTCGCTTTTCTGGTGTTCGTTGCGGCGTTCGCTCTCTACTGGAAGCTATGGCCGGCCGGGCGAGGGGAGGGCAGGGAGTGCGAGCTCACGAGCGGCGTCCACGCCGTGTGTGGGCTCAACAAGCCAGAGGACATGCTGCGCCTCGGGGACAGTGATTGGGTCATAGCGGGCAATATGGGGAACGACGATTGGGTCGGGGGCGGCCTGTTCGCCGTCAGGATGAGCGACGAAGCCTTCCGCGCCCTGACACCCGAGTTCTCGCGCCCGAGCGCGCCGACCTACCGAGACTGCCCCGGGGCGCCCGATCCGAAGCTCTTCTCCGCGCACGGGATTGCGCTCCGTGCCCGCGGCGAGGGAGAGCACACGCTCTACGCGGTCAACCACGGCGGTCGCGAGTCGATCGAGGTGTTCGACGTCCGGGTTTCCGCCGAGGGGCCCGAGCTGACCTGGACCGGCTGTGTCGTGCTGCCCGCGGAGCATGCGGCCAACTCCATCGCACCACTGCCGGACGGCGGCATCGTCGTCACCATTCCGCACCTTCCGTCTTCGTCAGACTCAGAAGGTGCGGTGTTGCGGTGGGGGCCTGGCGGCGGTTGGAGCGAGGTTCCGGGGACCCGCCTCAAAGGAGACAACGGCATCCTCGTGTCGCCGGACGGCACGCGCCTGTACGTGAACGAGTACAACAACAGCAAGGTGCACGAAGTCCCCCTCGATGGAGCCGCCACGCCCCCCCGGTCCGTCGACCTTGGCTTTCATCCAGACAACATCCGGTTCGCGCCCGACGGCTCCATTCTCGCGACAGGGCACCCGAATTCCATCGCCATCGTTGCCCTGTGTGGATTCGTCGTGATGTGCGGCGTTGACACGGAGGTGGCCCGCGTCGATCCGACCACCTTCCAGGCGACCACGCTCTTCAAGCGAGGCGCGAACGAGACCTTCAGTGGGGGCACGAGCGCCATCGTCGTCGGTGACGAGCTCTGGATCGGCTCCTTTGTCTCGCGCGCGCTCCTGATCGTGCCGCTCAGCGAGCTGAGACAGCCAATCGGGTGA
- a CDS encoding SDR family NAD(P)-dependent oxidoreductase encodes MSPHEFENRLAVVTGASSGIGLAVVERLLEQGAQVLAMSRRPGELAGLQARFGKRLQWQAGDVTQAADRAALARLARDFGPVHYLVPNAGIARLADGLEASAFDSQWAVNGAGALDTLAALNNQLAASASVVFIGTFLSQVTFPGLAAYIASKAALKAHVRTLAVEMAARGVRLNMVSPGPTDTPIWSTLGLGNDELAAVAGSVNQRLLGGRFLEPGAVADTILFLLSQAARGLYGQDLVVDAGYTLR; translated from the coding sequence ATGTCACCACACGAATTCGAGAATCGCCTTGCCGTCGTCACCGGTGCCAGCTCCGGCATCGGGCTGGCCGTCGTGGAGCGCCTGCTGGAACAAGGCGCCCAGGTCCTGGCCATGAGTCGGCGCCCAGGGGAGTTGGCGGGACTGCAAGCTCGTTTCGGCAAGCGGCTGCAGTGGCAGGCCGGCGACGTCACCCAGGCGGCCGATCGGGCCGCGCTGGCTCGGTTGGCGCGGGACTTCGGCCCCGTCCACTACCTGGTTCCCAACGCCGGGATCGCCCGCCTCGCCGATGGCCTGGAGGCATCGGCCTTCGACTCGCAGTGGGCGGTCAACGGCGCTGGCGCCCTCGACACCCTGGCGGCACTGAACAACCAGTTGGCGGCGTCCGCCTCGGTCGTGTTCATCGGGACCTTCCTCTCGCAGGTGACCTTCCCGGGCCTGGCTGCCTATATCGCCTCGAAGGCCGCGCTGAAGGCCCACGTACGCACCCTGGCGGTGGAAATGGCGGCTCGTGGCGTGCGCCTGAACATGGTGTCCCCCGGACCGACCGATACCCCCATCTGGTCCACCCTGGGTCTGGGCAACGACGAACTCGCCGCGGTGGCTGGCAGCGTCAATCAGCGTCTGCTGGGCGGCCGCTTCCTCGAACCCGGCGCGGTGGCCGATACCATTCTCTTCCTGCTGTCCCAAGCCGCGCGCGGCCTCTACGGCCAGGACCTGGTGGTGGACGCCGGCTATACCCTGCGCTGA
- a CDS encoding VWA domain-containing protein: MWKPWWGVLAVVVLLAACKESSQGTSSAPDATREPQAASGGRPVVLTVAYGSEKKSWFEEQSRAFERSGAKTKSGRPIRVEGQAMGSGEAVQDIVSGRLRAHVYSPASSAYLSLLNNAWMTSKGKTTPVVSEGEPLLLSPIVIAMWKPMAQALGWPGRPLGWADLMKVAAGKRGWGAYGHPEWGRFKLGHTHPDSSNSGLLSVLAEAYAGSGKTRGLTVADVESKKTKALLTEIEGTVVHYGKSTGFFSDKMLQRGPGYLSAAVLYENLVIESHGKQTDAPFPLVSIYPVEGTFWSDHPYAVLNADWVGPEEREAARAFLAFLKARPAQERALALGFRPANPAVAITAPVDAEHGADPKQPRTLLEVPGADVLEKLLAVWRETKKPTDVTFVFDKSGSMTGLPLTEAKVGAKRFLEALSDRDEVTLVLFDNNVYPPLGPMALGKGRAELLGHVDNIIADGGTALYSATQTAYTLARERARKEPGKIHAVVVMTDGMDDSSTITLGDLEQGLNTSSGENPVRIFTIAYGEDAEGKVLERIAEAAKGSSSKGGVEDIVQVYRDMASFF; encoded by the coding sequence ATGTGGAAGCCGTGGTGGGGAGTGCTCGCGGTGGTGGTGCTGCTGGCGGCCTGCAAGGAGTCGAGCCAGGGGACTTCCAGTGCACCCGATGCCACGCGCGAGCCCCAGGCGGCGAGCGGCGGGCGGCCCGTGGTGCTGACGGTGGCCTACGGCAGTGAGAAGAAGAGCTGGTTCGAGGAGCAGTCGCGAGCCTTCGAGCGCAGCGGGGCGAAGACGAAGTCGGGCCGGCCCATCCGGGTGGAGGGCCAGGCGATGGGCTCGGGCGAGGCGGTGCAGGACATTGTCTCCGGCAGGCTCCGGGCGCACGTCTACAGCCCGGCCTCCAGCGCGTACCTGTCGCTGCTCAACAACGCGTGGATGACGTCCAAGGGCAAGACGACGCCGGTGGTGAGCGAGGGCGAGCCGCTGCTGCTCTCGCCCATCGTCATCGCCATGTGGAAGCCCATGGCACAGGCGCTGGGCTGGCCGGGCAGGCCCCTTGGCTGGGCGGACCTGATGAAGGTGGCGGCGGGCAAGCGGGGCTGGGGCGCGTACGGGCATCCCGAGTGGGGCCGCTTCAAGCTGGGCCACACCCACCCGGACTCCTCCAACTCGGGCCTGCTGTCGGTGCTGGCCGAGGCCTACGCGGGCTCGGGCAAGACGCGCGGGCTGACGGTGGCGGACGTGGAGAGCAAGAAGACGAAGGCGCTGCTGACAGAGATCGAGGGCACGGTGGTGCACTACGGCAAGTCCACCGGCTTCTTCTCGGACAAGATGCTGCAGCGAGGGCCGGGCTACCTGTCGGCGGCGGTGCTGTACGAGAACCTGGTCATCGAGTCCCACGGCAAGCAGACAGACGCGCCGTTCCCGCTGGTATCCATCTACCCGGTGGAGGGCACCTTCTGGTCGGATCATCCGTACGCGGTGCTGAACGCGGACTGGGTGGGCCCCGAGGAGCGCGAGGCGGCGCGGGCCTTCCTGGCCTTCCTCAAGGCGCGGCCGGCACAGGAGCGCGCGCTGGCTCTGGGCTTCCGTCCGGCGAACCCCGCGGTGGCCATCACGGCGCCGGTGGACGCGGAGCACGGCGCGGATCCCAAGCAGCCACGGACGCTGCTGGAGGTGCCCGGCGCGGACGTGCTGGAGAAGCTGCTGGCCGTGTGGCGCGAGACGAAGAAACCCACGGACGTCACCTTCGTCTTCGACAAGTCCGGCAGCATGACGGGCCTCCCGCTCACCGAGGCCAAGGTGGGGGCGAAGCGCTTCCTGGAGGCGCTGTCGGACCGGGACGAGGTGACGCTCGTCCTCTTCGACAACAACGTGTACCCGCCCCTGGGCCCCATGGCGCTCGGCAAGGGCCGCGCGGAGCTGCTCGGCCACGTCGACAACATCATCGCCGACGGGGGCACGGCCCTCTATTCGGCCACCCAGACCGCCTACACGCTCGCTCGGGAACGGGCACGGAAGGAGCCGGGGAAGATCCACGCCGTGGTGGTGATGACGGACGGCATGGACGATAGCAGCACCATCACGCTGGGGGACCTGGAGCAGGGCCTGAACACTTCGAGTGGGGAGAACCCAGTGCGCATCTTCACCATCGCCTACGGCGAAGACGCCGAGGGCAAGGTGCTCGAACGCATCGCCGAGGCGGCCAAGGGCTCTAGTTCGAAGGGCGGCGTGGAGGACATCGTCCAGGTGTACCGGGACATGGCGTCCTTCTTCTGA